One genomic segment of Panicum virgatum strain AP13 chromosome 2N, P.virgatum_v5, whole genome shotgun sequence includes these proteins:
- the LOC120658550 gene encoding nuclear transport factor 2-like isoform X1, translating into MASAAAATQQVGTYFLRNYYNLLQQNPDVVHQFYSEASTMVRVDDLAGTNTTVSSVMDIHSLIMSLNFTQIEIKTANFINSWGDGVLVMVSGLVQTKEYSHQRKFIQMFFLAPQEKGYFVLNDYFHFVDQEQVQPAQMISHDDYENNLASNTAVETVPEYIHEEETQTAQITSEGHDVVDNYAYSEPPQQVVSSDNWGEEPLPEEPPSSFSNEIAVAPEEPVQPPPVPPPHVEEPIGEPVKKTYASILKTAKAPPAFPVAQQVPVSKPSHPSTESNQAQHSVMASSTAGEKPRSDVYGEVAAHDDEESKSVYVGNVPSSVSEADLENEFKKFGRLIPDGVAIRSRKETGGYYAFVEFEELSGVHNALKASPIEINGRQIYVEERKPNSGIRGGRRGGRGRFGGGGRGYARGGGDEYNGGNRGRSNGYGRVPHQERGILGSHAQRN; encoded by the exons atggcttcggcggcggcggcgacccaa CAGGTGGGAACGTACTTCCTACGGAACTATTACAACCTGCTGCAGCAGAACCCCGATGTAGTGCACCAGTTCTACAGCGAAGCAAGCACCATGGTCCGCGTCGACGACCTCGCCGGCACGAACACCACTGTCAGCAGCGTGATG GACATACACTCGCTCATTATGTCCTTGAATTTCACCCAAATCGAGATCAAGACAGCAAACTTTATCAACTCATGGGGTGATGGGGTGCTAGTTATGGTCTCTGGCCTTGTGCAGACCAAGGAGTACAGCCACCAGAGGAAATTTATCCAGATGTTCTTCCTTGCTCCACAGGAGAAGGGTTACTTTGTCCTCAACGATTACTTTCACTTCGTCGACCAAGAACAGGTGCAGCCTGCGCAAATGATTTCTCATGATGACTACGAGAACAATTTAGCCTCCAACACAGCTGTCGAAACTG TTCCTGAGTACATTCATGAGGAAGAAACTCAAACAGCACAAATAACATCTGAAGGACATGATGTGGTCGACAATTATGCTTATTCTGAGCCACCTCAGCAAGTGGTATCATCTGACAACTGGGGGGAGGAACCTCTTCCTGAAGAACCACCTTCTTCCTTCTCAAATGAAATTGCAGTGGCACCAGAGGAGCCAGTGCAACCTCCTCCTGTGCCACCTCCTCATGTGGAGGAGCCTATTGGTGAACCAGTGAAGAAGACTTACGCTTCCATT CTAAAAACTGCAAAGGCTCCACCGGCATTCCCGGTAGCCCAGCAAGTCCCTGTGAGTAAGCCTTCTCACCCTTCAACAGAGTCGAACCAGGCCCAGCATTCAGTTATGGCTTCATCAACGGCAGGCGAGAAACCGAGATCTGATGTCTACGGTGAAGTTGCGGCCCATGATGATGAAG AGAGCAAATCTGTTTATGTTGGGAATGTGCCATCATCTGTAAGTGAGGCTGACCTCGAAAATGAGTTCAAAAAGTTTGGGCGGCTTATTCCTGATGGTGTTGCTATCAGAAGCCGAAAG GAGACTGGTGGCTATTACGCTTTTGTGGAATTTGAGGAGCTTAGTGGTGTACACAATGCGTTAAAG GCTTCACCAATCGAAATAAATGGGCGGCAGATATATGTTGAGGAGAGGAAGCCTAACAGCGGAATAAGAGGTGGAA GGAGGGGCGGAAGAGGCCGTTTCGGCGGTGGAGGTCGGGGATATGCCAGAGGTGGAGGTGATGAGTACAATGGTGGCAACCGGGGTAGGTCAAACGGTTACGGGCGTGTTCCTCACCAAGAGAGGGGCATCCTTGGGAGCCATGCTCAAAGGAATTGA
- the LOC120658547 gene encoding scarecrow-like protein 32 — MMQFTHTAPPPPPLHPNGHGGLGLGLFLDVGAPRARPWPGSFPTPASKISLGNLNSTSCMEQLLVHCANAIEANDATLTQQILWVLNNIAPPDGDSNQRLTAAFLCALVARASRTGACKAVTAAVAAAVESAALHVHRFTAVELASFVDLTPWHRFGYTAANAAILEAVEGFPVVHVVELGTTHCMQIPTLIDMLASRAEGPPILRLTVAHVAAPSAPPPALDMSYDELGAKLINFARSRNMSMDFRVVTTSPADAFTSLVDQLRVQQLVLDGTEALVVNCHMLLHTVPDETAGSVSLAQPVSLRTMLLKSLRTLDPNLVVVVEEDADFTAGDVVGRLRAAFNFLWIPYDAVDTFLSKGSEQRRWYEAEIGWKVENVLAQEGVDRVERQEDRARWDQRMRSAGFRAVAFGEEAGGEVKAMLNEHAAGWGMKREDDDLVLTWKGHNVVFASAWAPS; from the coding sequence ATGATGCAGTTCACGCATacggcgccaccaccaccgcctctgCACCCTAACGGCCATGGAGGACTAGGGCTAGGGCTCTTCCTTGACGTCGGCGCGCCGAGGGCACGGCCGTGGCCGGGGAGCTTCCCGACGCCGGCGTCCAAGATCTCGCTCGGCAACCTCAACAGCACCAGCTGCATGGAGCAGCTGCTGGTGCACTGCGCCAACGCCATCGAGGCCAACGACGCCACGCTCACGCAGCAGATCCTGTGGGTGCTCAACAACATCGCGCCGCCGGATGGGGACTCCAACCAGCGGCTCACGGCCGCGTTCCTCTGCGCGCTCGTCGCGCGCGCGTCCAGGACCGGCGCGTGCAAGGCGGTCAccgcggccgtggcggccgcGGTCGAGTCGGCCGCGCTGCACGTGCACCGGTTCACGGCCGTCGAGCTCGCCAGCTTCGTCGACCTCACGCCGTGGCACCGGTTCGGGTACACGGCCGCCAACGCCGCCATCCTCGAGGCCGTCGAGGGCTTCCCCGTCGTGCATGTCGTCGAGCTCGGCACGACGCACTGCATGCAGATCCCGACGCTCATCGACATGCTCGCCAGCCGCGCCGAGGGCCCCCCGATCCTCCGGCTCACGGTCGCCCACGTCGCCGCgcccagcgcgccgccgccagccctcgACATGTCCTACGACGAGCTCGGCGCGAAGCTGATCAACTTCGCGCGATCGCGCAACATGTCCATGGACTTCCGGGTGGtgaccacctcgccggccgaCGCGTTCACGTCCCTGGTCGACCAGCTCCGCGTGCAGCAGCTGGTCTTGGACGGGACCGAGGCGCTCGTGGTGAACTGCCACATGCTGCTGCACACCGTCCCGGACGAGACGGCGGGGTCGGTCAGCCTGGCGCAGCCGGTGTCGCTCCGGACCATGCTCCTCAAGTCCCTCCGGACCCTCGACCCCAACCTGGtcgtggtggtggaggaggacgcCGACTTCACGGCGGGCGACGTGGTGGGGAGGCTGCGCGCGGCGTTCAACTTCCTGTGGATCCCGTACGACGCCGTGGACACGTTCCTGTCCAAGGGgagcgagcagcggcggtggtACGAGGCGGAGATCGGGTGGAAGGTGGAGAACGTGCTGGCGCAGGAGGGCGTGGACCGGGTGGAACGGCAGGAGGACAGGGCCAGGTGGGACCAAAGAATGCGCAGCGCGGGGTTCCGTGCCGTGGCGTtcggcgaggaggcgggcggGGAGGTGAAGGCGATGCTCAACGAGCACGCGGCGGGGTGGGGGATGAAGCGGGAGGACGACGACCTGGTGCTCACATGGAAAGGGCACAACGTCGTGTTCGCGTCGGCGTGGGCGCCGTCGTGA
- the LOC120658550 gene encoding nuclear transport factor 2-like isoform X2 — protein MASAAAATQVGTYFLRNYYNLLQQNPDVVHQFYSEASTMVRVDDLAGTNTTVSSVMDIHSLIMSLNFTQIEIKTANFINSWGDGVLVMVSGLVQTKEYSHQRKFIQMFFLAPQEKGYFVLNDYFHFVDQEQVQPAQMISHDDYENNLASNTAVETVPEYIHEEETQTAQITSEGHDVVDNYAYSEPPQQVVSSDNWGEEPLPEEPPSSFSNEIAVAPEEPVQPPPVPPPHVEEPIGEPVKKTYASILKTAKAPPAFPVAQQVPVSKPSHPSTESNQAQHSVMASSTAGEKPRSDVYGEVAAHDDEESKSVYVGNVPSSVSEADLENEFKKFGRLIPDGVAIRSRKETGGYYAFVEFEELSGVHNALKASPIEINGRQIYVEERKPNSGIRGGRRGGRGRFGGGGRGYARGGGDEYNGGNRGRSNGYGRVPHQERGILGSHAQRN, from the exons atggcttcggcggcggcggcgacccaa GTGGGAACGTACTTCCTACGGAACTATTACAACCTGCTGCAGCAGAACCCCGATGTAGTGCACCAGTTCTACAGCGAAGCAAGCACCATGGTCCGCGTCGACGACCTCGCCGGCACGAACACCACTGTCAGCAGCGTGATG GACATACACTCGCTCATTATGTCCTTGAATTTCACCCAAATCGAGATCAAGACAGCAAACTTTATCAACTCATGGGGTGATGGGGTGCTAGTTATGGTCTCTGGCCTTGTGCAGACCAAGGAGTACAGCCACCAGAGGAAATTTATCCAGATGTTCTTCCTTGCTCCACAGGAGAAGGGTTACTTTGTCCTCAACGATTACTTTCACTTCGTCGACCAAGAACAGGTGCAGCCTGCGCAAATGATTTCTCATGATGACTACGAGAACAATTTAGCCTCCAACACAGCTGTCGAAACTG TTCCTGAGTACATTCATGAGGAAGAAACTCAAACAGCACAAATAACATCTGAAGGACATGATGTGGTCGACAATTATGCTTATTCTGAGCCACCTCAGCAAGTGGTATCATCTGACAACTGGGGGGAGGAACCTCTTCCTGAAGAACCACCTTCTTCCTTCTCAAATGAAATTGCAGTGGCACCAGAGGAGCCAGTGCAACCTCCTCCTGTGCCACCTCCTCATGTGGAGGAGCCTATTGGTGAACCAGTGAAGAAGACTTACGCTTCCATT CTAAAAACTGCAAAGGCTCCACCGGCATTCCCGGTAGCCCAGCAAGTCCCTGTGAGTAAGCCTTCTCACCCTTCAACAGAGTCGAACCAGGCCCAGCATTCAGTTATGGCTTCATCAACGGCAGGCGAGAAACCGAGATCTGATGTCTACGGTGAAGTTGCGGCCCATGATGATGAAG AGAGCAAATCTGTTTATGTTGGGAATGTGCCATCATCTGTAAGTGAGGCTGACCTCGAAAATGAGTTCAAAAAGTTTGGGCGGCTTATTCCTGATGGTGTTGCTATCAGAAGCCGAAAG GAGACTGGTGGCTATTACGCTTTTGTGGAATTTGAGGAGCTTAGTGGTGTACACAATGCGTTAAAG GCTTCACCAATCGAAATAAATGGGCGGCAGATATATGTTGAGGAGAGGAAGCCTAACAGCGGAATAAGAGGTGGAA GGAGGGGCGGAAGAGGCCGTTTCGGCGGTGGAGGTCGGGGATATGCCAGAGGTGGAGGTGATGAGTACAATGGTGGCAACCGGGGTAGGTCAAACGGTTACGGGCGTGTTCCTCACCAAGAGAGGGGCATCCTTGGGAGCCATGCTCAAAGGAATTGA